A portion of the Pectobacterium brasiliense genome contains these proteins:
- the pyrB gene encoding aspartate carbamoyltransferase translates to MVNPLYQKHIISINDLSRDDLELTLRVAASLKANPQPELLKHKVIASCFFEASTRTRLSFETAMHRLGASVVGFADSNNTSLGKKGETLADTISVISQYVDAIVMRHPQEGASRLATEFSGGIPILNAGDGANQHPTQTLLDLFTIQETQGRLNNINIAMVGDLKYGRTVHSLTQALAKFEGNRFYFIAPDALAMPDYILSMLKEKNIAYSLHNSIDDVVGELDILYMTRVQKERLDPSEYINIKSQFVLRAADLHNARPNLKVLHPLPRVDEITIDVDATPYAYYFQQAGNGIYARQALLALVLNRELVL, encoded by the coding sequence ATGGTCAATCCGCTCTATCAAAAACATATTATTTCGATTAACGACCTCAGTCGGGACGATTTGGAGCTGACGCTACGTGTCGCCGCCAGCCTGAAAGCCAATCCTCAGCCGGAGTTGTTGAAACATAAAGTGATTGCCAGCTGCTTCTTCGAGGCCTCCACCCGGACGCGTTTATCCTTTGAAACCGCGATGCATCGCCTCGGTGCCTCCGTCGTCGGTTTCGCTGACAGCAACAACACATCGCTGGGGAAAAAGGGTGAAACGCTGGCCGACACCATTTCCGTCATCAGCCAATACGTGGATGCCATCGTAATGCGTCACCCGCAGGAAGGCGCTTCCCGCCTTGCGACCGAGTTCTCCGGCGGTATTCCGATTCTGAACGCTGGCGACGGCGCGAACCAACACCCGACGCAGACGCTGCTCGATTTGTTCACCATTCAGGAAACGCAGGGCCGACTGAATAACATCAATATCGCGATGGTCGGCGATTTGAAATATGGCCGCACCGTGCATTCACTCACGCAGGCGCTGGCGAAGTTTGAAGGTAACCGCTTCTACTTCATCGCCCCGGACGCGCTGGCGATGCCAGACTACATTCTGAGCATGCTGAAAGAGAAGAATATCGCTTACAGCCTGCACAACAGCATCGACGACGTCGTCGGCGAGCTGGATATTCTGTACATGACGCGCGTGCAGAAAGAGCGTCTGGATCCGTCTGAATACATCAACATCAAATCCCAGTTTGTCCTGCGCGCCGCCGATCTGCACAACGCCCGCCCGAATTTGAAAGTGCTGCACCCGCTACCGCGCGTTGATGAGATCACCATTGATGTGGATGCCACGCCTTACGCCTATTATTTCCAGCAGGCAGGCAACGGTATTTACGCCCGTCAGGCGCTGCTGGCGCTGGTCCTGAATCGCGAACTGGTTCTGTAA
- the pyrI gene encoding aspartate carbamoyltransferase regulatory subunit, protein MTHDNKLQVEAIKRGTVIDHIPAQVGFKLLTLFKLTATDQRITIGLNLPSNHLGRKDLIKIENVFLTEQQANQLAIYAPQATVNQIDDYDVVRKLVPTLPDHITGVLTCPNSNCISRSEPVSSSFSVKQRDGDVHLKCKYCEKEFERQAVLQDR, encoded by the coding sequence ATGACACACGATAATAAATTACAGGTTGAAGCGATCAAACGTGGCACGGTGATCGACCACATTCCCGCACAGGTAGGTTTTAAGCTGCTGACGCTGTTTAAACTGACCGCGACAGACCAGCGCATCACCATCGGCCTGAATTTGCCGTCCAACCATCTTGGGCGCAAAGATCTGATCAAGATCGAGAACGTCTTCCTGACCGAACAGCAGGCGAATCAGCTGGCAATCTACGCACCGCAGGCAACCGTCAATCAGATCGATGATTATGACGTCGTGCGCAAGCTGGTGCCGACGCTGCCAGACCACATTACTGGCGTGCTCACTTGCCCGAACAGCAACTGCATCAGCCGCAGCGAACCGGTTTCATCATCATTCAGCGTGAAGCAGCGCGACGGCGACGTTCACCTCAAATGTAAGTACTGCGAGAAAGAATTTGAGCGTCAGGCGGTACTGCAAGATCGCTAG
- the ridA gene encoding 2-iminobutanoate/2-iminopropanoate deaminase, producing the protein MSRIISTEHAPAAIGPYVQGVDLGSMIFTSGQIPVHPKSGLVADNITAQTRQSLENVQAIVEAAGLKVSDIVKMTVFVKDLHDFTLVNTAYEAFFNEHSAPFPARSCVEVARLPKDVKIEIEAIAVRR; encoded by the coding sequence ATGTCACGTATTATCAGCACTGAGCACGCCCCAGCCGCCATCGGCCCTTATGTTCAGGGCGTCGACCTTGGCAGCATGATCTTCACGTCCGGCCAGATCCCCGTGCACCCGAAAAGCGGCCTTGTGGCAGATAACATCACCGCCCAGACGCGTCAGTCACTGGAAAACGTTCAGGCGATCGTAGAAGCCGCTGGCCTGAAAGTTTCCGATATCGTGAAAATGACCGTATTTGTGAAAGACCTGCACGATTTCACTCTGGTCAACACCGCATACGAAGCCTTCTTCAACGAACATAGCGCACCATTCCCGGCTCGCTCTTGCGTTGAAGTCGCACGCCTGCCAAAAGACGTGAAGATCGAGATCGAAGCGATCGCTGTTCGTCGCTAA
- a CDS encoding circularly permuted type 2 ATP-grasp protein yields MIKMKLPSAPYYDEMLSSQGQQRQHYNSYWQWLQQTDQQAIKQKKEQAELLFHRVGITFNVYGEEGGTERLIPFDSVPRIIPAHEWQLLDRGIRQRVQALNAFLYDIYHHQHILKAGIIPSEQVLANEQYQPCMQGVNLHNNIYAHITGIDMVRNSDGHYYVLEDNLRTPSGVSYMLENRKMMMRLYPDLFASQHIAPVERYPSYLLQTLRESTQVDDPTVVVMTPGRFNSAYFEHSFLAQQMGVELVESADLFVKEGAVYMRTTEGPCQVDVIYRRVDDAFLDPLAFRADSMLGVPGLLSVYRAGGVVLANAIGTGVADDKSIYPYVPEMIRFYLSEEPILHNIPTWQCRNPSDLRYVLDHLDSMVVKEVHGAGGYGMLVGPRSTRGEIETFRQRLLAHPNNYIGQETLALSTCPTFIDDGLAPRHIDLRPFALSGEEIRLVPGGLTRVALTEGSLVVNSSQGGGTKDTWVMEEDESC; encoded by the coding sequence ATGATAAAAATGAAACTTCCATCTGCGCCTTATTATGACGAGATGCTTTCGTCACAAGGCCAACAACGTCAACATTACAATTCCTATTGGCAATGGCTTCAGCAAACCGACCAACAGGCCATTAAACAGAAGAAAGAGCAGGCAGAACTGCTGTTTCACCGCGTGGGTATTACGTTTAACGTTTATGGCGAGGAAGGAGGCACCGAGCGCTTAATTCCCTTCGACAGCGTACCGCGCATTATTCCTGCCCACGAATGGCAGTTGCTCGATCGCGGTATACGTCAGCGGGTACAGGCGCTGAACGCCTTTCTCTACGATATCTATCATCATCAGCACATACTCAAGGCCGGGATTATCCCCAGTGAACAGGTGCTGGCCAATGAGCAGTACCAACCGTGTATGCAGGGTGTGAACCTACACAACAACATCTACGCCCACATCACCGGGATTGATATGGTGCGCAACAGCGACGGTCATTATTACGTGCTGGAGGACAACCTGCGCACCCCATCCGGCGTCTCCTATATGCTGGAAAATCGAAAAATGATGATGCGGCTCTACCCGGATTTGTTTGCCAGCCAACATATCGCCCCTGTTGAACGTTATCCCAGCTATCTGCTACAGACTCTGCGTGAAAGCACGCAGGTTGACGATCCTACCGTGGTCGTGATGACACCGGGCCGTTTCAACAGCGCCTACTTTGAACACAGCTTTCTGGCGCAGCAAATGGGTGTCGAGCTGGTGGAAAGTGCGGATTTATTCGTGAAAGAGGGGGCCGTGTATATGCGCACCACGGAAGGCCCCTGCCAGGTGGATGTGATTTATCGCCGCGTGGACGATGCCTTCCTCGACCCGCTGGCGTTTCGCGCGGATTCGATGCTCGGCGTACCCGGCCTGTTGTCCGTGTATCGTGCTGGTGGCGTCGTACTAGCGAATGCTATCGGCACCGGTGTCGCCGACGATAAATCCATCTACCCCTATGTCCCTGAGATGATCCGTTTCTACCTGTCTGAAGAACCGATCCTCCACAATATTCCTACCTGGCAGTGCCGCAACCCCAGCGATCTACGCTATGTGCTCGATCATCTGGATAGCATGGTGGTGAAGGAAGTTCACGGTGCAGGCGGTTACGGCATGCTGGTCGGCCCACGGTCCACGCGTGGGGAAATCGAAACATTCCGCCAACGGTTGCTCGCACACCCGAACAACTATATCGGTCAGGAAACCTTAGCGCTCTCCACCTGCCCAACGTTCATCGACGACGGTCTGGCTCCCCGACATATCGATCTACGGCCTTTCGCCCTGAGCGGTGAAGAAATCCGATTGGTTCCCGGCGGCCTGACGCGTGTCGCACTCACGGAAGGTTCTCTGGTCGTCAACTCCTCACAGGGTGGCGGCACCAAAGATACCTGGGTCATGGAGGAGGATGAATCATGCTAA
- a CDS encoding alpha-E domain-containing protein, translating into MLSRTASELYWMARYLERAESLARVLDVTYKLSMMPRHSQQQRDLALPLNLTATHELFQQRYTRFSMNNLLNFFALDSQNPSSIYNCIETAWNNAHAVRGSLSSEVWECINATRIDIRNLRHQGVDNVGIDAFFDWVKERSHLFRGAMFGTLLRNDAQCFIRVGTLIERACATAQLLKVKHQQLNNDPDPVREYYRLDTLLRAVSAREAYHSIYRQPISPETVTELLVLREDVPRSLHACIGDLVLQLEAIGSQRAKVPHRLAHLLHVELRFSTLDDILAQDLSTYLNNFIIKINELADSIRHTYLEAL; encoded by the coding sequence ATGCTAAGCCGAACTGCCAGTGAACTGTATTGGATGGCACGCTATCTGGAACGTGCAGAAAGCCTCGCCCGTGTACTGGACGTGACCTACAAGCTTTCGATGATGCCACGCCACAGCCAGCAGCAGCGCGATCTGGCTCTGCCCCTGAATCTGACCGCCACACACGAACTCTTTCAGCAGCGCTATACCCGCTTTTCGATGAATAACCTGCTGAATTTCTTCGCGCTGGACAGCCAGAACCCCAGCAGCATCTACAACTGCATCGAAACGGCCTGGAACAACGCACACGCCGTGCGCGGCAGCCTGTCCTCCGAGGTCTGGGAATGTATCAACGCGACCCGCATCGATATTCGTAATCTACGGCATCAAGGGGTAGATAATGTCGGGATCGATGCGTTCTTTGACTGGGTGAAGGAGCGTTCCCACCTGTTTCGCGGCGCGATGTTCGGCACCCTGCTGCGCAATGACGCGCAGTGCTTCATTCGTGTTGGCACGCTGATTGAGCGCGCCTGTGCCACCGCACAACTGCTGAAGGTGAAACACCAACAGCTCAATAACGACCCCGACCCGGTACGCGAGTATTATCGTCTGGATACCCTGCTACGTGCAGTGAGCGCACGCGAGGCTTACCACAGCATCTATCGCCAGCCGATCAGCCCAGAAACCGTCACCGAACTGCTGGTCTTACGCGAGGACGTCCCGCGTTCGCTGCACGCCTGCATCGGCGATCTGGTGCTTCAGTTGGAAGCCATCGGCAGCCAACGCGCCAAAGTGCCACATCGGCTCGCTCATCTGCTACACGTCGAGCTACGTTTCAGCACGTTGGACGACATTCTGGCGCAGGATTTATCCACGTATCTCAACAATTTCATAATTAAAATCAATGAACTGGCAGACAGCATTCGTCATACCTATCTGGAGGCGCTATGA
- a CDS encoding transglutaminase family protein, which produces MKLTINHLTHYRYDEEVKFSTQYLRLTPQNSAHQRIREWKLTLPTPAVQTTDAYGNVLHVLTLDHPHQDITIHAEGVVDILDSDAVENPETQDGLSPLVFLRPTPLTEADGEIRAFAQRYYRPDAAEESLNTLMAELRLKMPYTPGATQVEDTAAAAFAMQKGVCQDHTHVFLACCRSLSIPARYVSGYVYSQDTHHVAMHAWAEVWLNGYWQGFDITNSTRQLHQHLWLAVGMDYMDACPVRGTRLGGGCEEMFSEAEVRLFERQQQVQQQQ; this is translated from the coding sequence ATGAAACTCACCATCAACCATCTCACCCACTACCGCTACGATGAAGAAGTGAAGTTCAGCACCCAGTATCTACGCCTGACGCCGCAAAACTCTGCCCATCAGAGAATACGGGAGTGGAAGCTGACGCTACCCACACCAGCGGTTCAAACCACCGACGCGTATGGTAATGTACTGCATGTGCTGACACTCGATCACCCTCATCAGGACATTACGATTCATGCGGAAGGCGTGGTCGATATTCTCGACAGCGACGCAGTAGAAAATCCCGAAACACAGGATGGGCTGTCACCGTTGGTTTTTTTACGTCCGACGCCGCTGACCGAAGCCGACGGCGAGATTCGAGCGTTTGCACAACGCTATTATCGCCCAGATGCTGCGGAGGAAAGCCTGAATACGCTGATGGCGGAATTACGGCTGAAAATGCCGTATACTCCCGGCGCGACGCAGGTAGAGGATACCGCGGCGGCGGCATTTGCCATGCAGAAAGGCGTTTGTCAGGATCACACCCATGTGTTTCTCGCCTGTTGCCGTAGCCTGAGTATTCCAGCACGCTATGTGAGCGGCTACGTGTACAGTCAGGATACCCACCATGTCGCCATGCACGCCTGGGCGGAAGTGTGGTTAAACGGATACTGGCAAGGATTTGATATTACCAACAGTACCCGACAGCTCCATCAGCATCTGTGGCTTGCCGTAGGAATGGATTATATGGATGCCTGCCCGGTTCGCGGTACGCGGCTGGGAGGGGGATGCGAAGAGATGTTTTCAGAAGCTGAAGTCCGCTTGTTTGAACGGCAACAGCAGGTACAGCAGCAACAGTAA
- a CDS encoding proteasome-type protease, producing the protein MTYCVAMCLSHGLVFASDSRTNAGVDHIATFKKLYVFQHENERVLVIQCAGNLATTQSIISLLNARIDAQHTPNLMQVNSMYDAAMLLGETVREVIHRDSSVQQNSSNTNFGCNLLLGGQIGGETHRLFHIYPEGNFIEATPDTPYFQIGESKYGKPIIDRVLTMDTPLEQAMCCALISIDSTLRSNLSVGLPLDVMIYRTGSFASTEQQRITENNAYFTTIRKAWSEGLLNTFRQLPPFPDIQP; encoded by the coding sequence ATGACGTACTGTGTCGCTATGTGTCTGTCTCACGGTCTGGTTTTTGCCTCCGATTCCCGCACGAATGCGGGCGTCGATCACATTGCAACGTTCAAGAAACTCTATGTTTTCCAGCATGAGAATGAACGCGTTTTAGTGATCCAATGCGCGGGAAACCTGGCGACAACGCAAAGCATTATCAGCCTGCTCAACGCCCGTATTGACGCGCAGCATACGCCAAATCTCATGCAGGTTAACTCCATGTATGACGCCGCGATGTTGCTCGGGGAAACCGTGCGAGAAGTGATTCATCGCGATAGCAGTGTTCAGCAGAACAGCAGCAATACCAATTTCGGCTGCAACCTGCTGCTAGGCGGCCAGATTGGCGGTGAAACACACCGGCTGTTTCATATTTACCCTGAAGGCAACTTCATTGAGGCCACGCCGGATACCCCGTATTTTCAGATCGGCGAGAGTAAGTACGGAAAACCGATCATCGATCGCGTGTTGACGATGGATACTCCTCTGGAACAAGCCATGTGCTGTGCGCTGATTTCTATCGATTCCACCCTGCGCAGTAATCTGTCGGTCGGCCTGCCACTGGATGTCATGATTTACCGCACCGGCAGTTTTGCCAGCACTGAACAGCAACGCATTACGGAAAACAACGCCTACTTCACGACGATCCGTAAAGCCTGGTCGGAAGGGCTACTGAATACTTTCCGCCAGCTTCCTCCGTTCCCTGATATTCAACCGTAA